From Hippoglossus stenolepis isolate QCI-W04-F060 chromosome 4, HSTE1.2, whole genome shotgun sequence, a single genomic window includes:
- the acad8 gene encoding isobutyryl-CoA dehydrogenase, mitochondrial, with protein sequence MAAAGPLSRVFRLSSIICRRNQRLFPGRSSHRRGIASCVDPAHGLTDEQREFQKVAFDFAANEMAPHMAEWDQKEIFPVETMRKAAQLGFGGIYVQPDVGGSGLSRLDTSVIFEALSTGCVSTTAYISIHNMCAWMIDTFGNNEQRERFCPDLCSMEKLASYCLTEPGSGSDAASLLTSAQRQGDHYILNGTKAFISGGGDTDVYVVMCRTGGKGPKGISCVVVEKGTPGLNFGKKEKKMGWNSQPTRAVIFEDCAVPVSNRLGEEGQGFSIAMKGLNGGRINIASCSLGAAHACVQLARDHLLVRKQFGETLSNNQFLQFKLAEMATKLVASRLLVREAATALQESRSDAVFLCSMAKLFATDECFDICNQALQMHGGYGYLKDYAVQQFVRDIRVHQILEGTNEVMRLIISRNLLSES encoded by the exons ATGGCGGCTGCAGGACCTTTATCCAGAGTGTTCAGACTGAGCTCCATCATCTGCAGGAGGAACCAGAGGCTGTTCCCCGGCAGGAGCTCACACAGACGGGGGATCGCTTCATGTGTTGACC CTGCTCAcggactcacagatgaacagaGGGAGTTCCAGAAAGTGGCCTTTGACTTTGCAGCCAATGAAATGGCTCCGCACATGGCAGAGTGGGACCAGAAG GAAATCTTCCCGGTGGAGACGATGAGGAAAGCAGCACAGCTGGGGTTTGGAGGGATCTACGTTCAGCCAGATGTTGGAGGATCGGGTCTTTCTCGCCTGGACACGTCGGTCATCTTCGAGGCTTTGTCCACGGGATGTGTCAGCACCACAGCGTACATCAGTATCCACAA CATGTGCGCCTGGATGATCGACACGTTTGGCAACAACGAGCAGAGGGAGAGGTTCTGTCCTGATCTCTGCTCGATGGAAAAGTTGGCTTCCTATTGTCTCACTGAACCAG GCAGCGGCAGTGATGCTGCTTCACTTCTGACCTCTGCTCAGCGGCAAGGTGACCACTACATCTTGAACGGCACCAAG GCCTTCATCAGTGGAGGAGGCGACACAGACGTTTACGTTGTGATGTGCAGAACCGGAGGTAAAGGACCCAAAGGCATCTcgtgtgtggtggtggagaaGGGAACGCCAGGCCTCAATTttggcaaaaaagaaaaaaag aTGGGCTGGAACTCTCAGCCGACCAGAGCGGTGATATTTGAGGACTGTGCGGTTCCAGTGAGCAACCGGCTTGGGGAGGAAGGTCAAGGCTTCAGCATCGCCATGAAAGGCCTGAACGGAGGCAGGATTAATATCG CTTCCTGTTCTCTGGGGGCGGCTCATGCCTGTGTGCAGCTCGCCAGGGATCACCTGTTGGTACGCAAACAGTTCGGAGAGACACTTTCCAACAACCAG TTTCTTCAGTTCAAACTGGCGGAGATGGCGACCAAGTTGGTTGCGTCTCGCCTCCTGGTGCGCGAAGCTGCCACGGCGCTGCAGGAGAGCCGATCCGATGCCGTTTTTCTCTGCTCCATGGCCAAGCTCTTCGCCACAGACGAGTGCTTTGAT ATCTGTAACCAGGCGCTTCAGATGCACGGCGGGTACGGTTACCTCAAAGACTACGCAGTGCAGCAGTTTGTCCGTGACATCAGGGTACATCAGATCCTGGAGG